A window of the Roseovarius sp. S88 genome harbors these coding sequences:
- a CDS encoding TerB family tellurite resistance protein, translating into MDAKSFLHRLLHAFDAPEPDPLPEPDEKLALGTLLVRVAKSDLTYVFAEISQIDRLLTRLFDLGPIEAAKMRATCERLDKEAPETEKFARIIREMVSFDARLDALEALWEVVLADGSIRTQEIEVISKVQIALGLSEEDSVAAKAKAMEQMG; encoded by the coding sequence ATGGACGCAAAATCATTTCTACACAGACTCTTGCACGCTTTTGACGCGCCTGAACCTGACCCGTTGCCCGAACCGGATGAGAAACTGGCGCTTGGCACTTTGCTTGTGCGGGTCGCCAAATCCGACCTGACCTATGTCTTTGCCGAAATCAGTCAGATCGATCGGCTCTTAACCCGTTTATTTGATCTTGGTCCCATCGAGGCTGCCAAAATGCGTGCCACCTGTGAACGTCTCGACAAAGAGGCACCGGAAACCGAAAAATTCGCACGGATCATCCGAGAAATGGTCAGTTTCGATGCACGCCTCGACGCTCTTGAGGCGCTGTGGGAAGTGGTGTTGGCCGATGGGTCAATCCGGACACAGGAAATCGAAGTGATCTCGAAAGTCCAGATCGCCCTGGGACTGAGCGAAGAAGACAGCGTCGCCGCCAAGGCCAAAGCGATGGAACAAATGGGATGA